A part of Halobacillus shinanisalinarum genomic DNA contains:
- a CDS encoding CheR family methyltransferase: MSHDYDEFVTKIKQKSGIDLYLYKEAQMKRRLTTLRDRRGFGNFRDYYQSLHGNGELFNELLDRMTINVSEFYRNRQRWDVLEKKVLPHLLKENRKIKVWSAACSTGEEPYTLAIILSQYIPLEKIKVIATDIDEKAIQRAELGVYPERSLREMPNEVKKQYFTQQKNLYKINNNIKQCVIFKKQNLLADRYESYCDLIVCRNVLIYFTEEAKSRIYTKFSEALNKGGIFFVGSTEQIFTPNQYSFRSFDTFFYKKE; encoded by the coding sequence ATGAGCCATGATTATGACGAGTTTGTCACAAAAATTAAACAGAAATCTGGCATCGATTTATATCTTTATAAAGAAGCGCAAATGAAGCGTAGATTGACAACCTTACGTGATCGAAGGGGATTTGGTAATTTCCGTGACTATTACCAATCATTACATGGCAATGGAGAATTATTTAATGAACTGCTAGATAGGATGACAATCAACGTATCTGAATTTTATCGTAACCGACAAAGATGGGATGTGCTTGAAAAGAAAGTTCTTCCCCACTTATTGAAGGAAAACAGGAAAATTAAAGTATGGAGTGCAGCTTGTTCAACAGGAGAAGAACCCTACACGTTAGCAATCATTCTTAGTCAATATATCCCACTCGAAAAAATTAAAGTGATTGCAACAGATATCGATGAAAAAGCAATACAACGGGCAGAGCTTGGAGTCTATCCTGAGCGTTCATTAAGAGAAATGCCTAATGAAGTGAAGAAACAGTATTTTACACAGCAAAAGAATTTGTATAAAATAAACAACAATATAAAACAATGTGTCATATTTAAAAAGCAGAATTTACTAGCTGACCGCTATGAAAGCTATTGTGATTTAATCGTATGCAGAAATGTGCTTATCTACTTTACAGAAGAGGCCAAATCAAGAATCTATACCAAATTTAGTGAAGCATTAAACAAAGGTGGAATCTTTTTTGTAGGAAGTACGGAACAAATTTTCACACCCAACCAGTACAGTTTCCGTTCATTTGATACATTTTTTTATAAAAAAGAGTGA
- the ndk gene encoding nucleoside-diphosphate kinase, translating into MEKTFLMVKPDGVQRNLIGDITSRFEKKGYKLVGAKLMTIKQALAEEHYGEHSDKPFFGELVGFITSGPVFAMVWEGENVIATARQMMGATNPKDATTGTIRGDYGVTVGKNVIHGSDSSESAEREINLFFDESELIPYQKDNLTWVY; encoded by the coding sequence ATGGAAAAGACATTTTTAATGGTTAAACCTGATGGTGTACAAAGAAATCTGATTGGAGATATTACTTCGAGGTTCGAAAAGAAAGGCTACAAACTGGTTGGTGCAAAATTGATGACGATTAAACAAGCGCTTGCTGAAGAACATTACGGAGAGCATAGTGATAAGCCTTTCTTCGGAGAGCTTGTAGGATTCATTACTTCTGGACCTGTATTTGCAATGGTATGGGAAGGGGAAAATGTCATTGCTACAGCACGTCAAATGATGGGAGCTACGAACCCTAAAGATGCTACAACGGGTACAATTCGTGGGGATTACGGTGTCACAGTTGGCAAAAATGTTATTCACGGATCAGACTCTAGTGAAAGCGCTGAACGTGAAATCAATCTATTTTTTGATGAATCGGAGCTAATTCCATATCAAAAAGATAACCTGACATGGGTCTATTAA
- the hepT gene encoding heptaprenyl diphosphate synthase component II: protein MKLAMIYSFLKQDLAKIEDAVNETIQSGNPVLREASGQLLHAGGKRIRPVFVLLAGKFGDYNLERMKAVAVSLELIHTASLVHDDVIDEAELRRGQPTIKSKWDNRIAMYTGDYIFARSLENLSTLDNPRAHQILARTMVELCLGEIDQIQDKYTVEQNFRNYLRRIKRKTAILIAASCRLGAIAANAPKEKELALYRYGYYVGMSYQIIDDVLDFTASEKDLGKPAGSDLLQGNITLPVLFSMEDKEFKQQLKDIFKGEKELTSADIAPLLEKIQSNGSIERSLEVSDQYLSKAYQSLNELPNLRAKQTLKGIAKYIGKRRA, encoded by the coding sequence ATGAAATTAGCGATGATTTATTCATTTTTAAAGCAGGATCTAGCTAAAATTGAAGATGCAGTAAACGAAACGATTCAGTCAGGAAACCCTGTTCTTCGTGAAGCCTCAGGGCAACTACTGCATGCGGGCGGAAAACGGATCCGTCCAGTTTTTGTTTTGCTTGCAGGGAAATTTGGCGACTACAACCTAGAGCGGATGAAAGCTGTCGCTGTGTCTCTTGAACTAATACATACAGCTTCACTCGTTCATGATGATGTGATTGACGAAGCTGAACTCCGAAGAGGCCAACCTACGATTAAATCAAAATGGGACAACCGAATTGCGATGTACACAGGCGATTACATTTTTGCCCGTTCATTAGAAAATTTATCAACACTTGATAATCCAAGAGCACATCAAATTTTGGCGAGGACTATGGTCGAACTCTGTTTAGGCGAAATTGATCAAATACAAGATAAATATACTGTGGAGCAGAACTTCAGGAACTACTTGCGTCGAATCAAAAGAAAGACGGCTATTCTTATTGCTGCAAGCTGCCGCTTAGGCGCCATTGCTGCAAACGCTCCTAAAGAAAAAGAGCTTGCTTTATATCGCTATGGCTACTACGTAGGGATGTCCTATCAAATCATCGATGACGTATTAGATTTTACAGCATCTGAGAAAGATCTAGGCAAACCAGCAGGAAGTGATTTGCTTCAAGGGAACATTACTTTACCTGTTCTGTTTTCTATGGAGGATAAAGAATTCAAACAACAACTGAAAGACATATTTAAGGGTGAGAAGGAGCTTACATCTGCTGACATTGCTCCATTGCTCGAAAAGATCCAATCCAATGGTTCGATTGAACGCTCTCTAGAGGTGAGTGACCAATATTTAAGCAAAGCCTACCAATCATTAAATGAGCTGCCTAATTTACGAGCAAAGCAAACACTCAAAGGGATTGCTAAATATATTGGAAAAAGAAGAGCGTAA
- a CDS encoding demethylmenaquinone methyltransferase — protein sequence MQQQSKEERVHHVFENIYNRYDRMNSIISFQQHRLWRKDVMKRMNVSKGDHTLDVCCGTGDWTMALAEEVGPTGKAVGLDFSDNMLSVGIKKKIAARKTQVEFEHGNAMELPFEDNQFDYVTIGFGLRNVPDYLQVLKEMQRVVKPGGKVVCLETSQPTNPIFKRLYYFYFRNIMPLFGKLFAKSYQEYSWLHESAKDFPGKNELAAMFYRAGLKNVEVKPYTGGVAAMHIGRKQL from the coding sequence ATGCAGCAACAATCGAAAGAGGAACGTGTCCATCACGTGTTTGAGAATATATATAACCGTTATGACCGGATGAATTCTATTATTTCATTTCAACAGCATAGGTTATGGCGGAAAGATGTTATGAAGCGTATGAACGTTTCAAAAGGTGATCACACTCTCGATGTGTGCTGCGGCACGGGAGATTGGACAATGGCTTTGGCAGAGGAAGTCGGGCCTACTGGTAAGGCAGTCGGGCTGGATTTTAGTGACAATATGCTTTCAGTCGGAATAAAAAAGAAAATAGCTGCACGTAAAACGCAAGTGGAATTTGAGCATGGGAATGCAATGGAACTTCCATTTGAAGATAATCAGTTCGATTATGTAACGATTGGGTTTGGTTTAAGAAATGTTCCGGATTACCTACAAGTACTTAAAGAAATGCAGCGGGTAGTTAAGCCGGGAGGGAAAGTTGTTTGTTTAGAAACTTCTCAGCCTACAAACCCAATCTTTAAGCGCCTTTACTATTTTTATTTTAGAAACATTATGCCGTTGTTTGGAAAACTGTTTGCTAAAAGTTATCAAGAGTATAGCTGGCTTCATGAATCGGCAAAGGATTTCCCGGGTAAAAATGAATTAGCAGCGATGTTTTATCGAGCAGGATTAAAAAATGTTGAAGTGAAACCCTACACTGGTGGCGTGGCAGCCATGCATATCGGGAGGAAGCAATTGTAA
- a CDS encoding heptaprenyl diphosphate synthase component 1, whose amino-acid sequence MNTSEMNIEQLKQKIASHVRHPFLAKFIPEPIIDEDKLVILSSIMDHTTLSPVKREQYVITTMLVQIALDTHDLVTLTDEDDEKETIRTRQLTVLAGDYYSGLYYYLLSKLDDIPMIRTLAGAIKEINELKMELYYKDVDSFQEFLISLKKIESLLIQRVATYVQKTTINDMAGEWLLAKRLIDEKTSYQEGKSSPVIDLLVRQPGSLETSTQVMLSLEQMLQKHITRLEATVSQLPIHFKWLKSYIHTAIHDKFYEKPIVEEG is encoded by the coding sequence GTGAACACATCAGAAATGAATATAGAACAACTCAAACAGAAGATAGCCTCCCATGTTCGCCACCCTTTTTTGGCGAAGTTCATTCCAGAGCCAATCATTGATGAAGACAAGCTTGTTATCTTGTCTTCAATAATGGATCACACCACACTATCTCCTGTTAAAAGAGAGCAGTATGTGATTACAACGATGCTCGTTCAAATAGCCCTTGATACTCACGATCTGGTCACGTTGACTGATGAAGACGATGAGAAGGAAACCATTCGCACTCGGCAACTTACTGTGCTCGCCGGAGACTATTACAGTGGTCTGTATTATTATTTACTTTCAAAGCTCGACGATATTCCTATGATACGGACTCTTGCCGGAGCGATTAAGGAAATAAACGAATTGAAAATGGAACTATATTACAAAGATGTGGATTCCTTTCAAGAATTTTTAATTTCGCTCAAAAAAATTGAGTCATTGCTCATTCAACGTGTAGCTACTTACGTTCAGAAGACGACGATCAATGATATGGCTGGAGAATGGCTGCTGGCGAAAAGACTTATTGATGAAAAAACAAGTTATCAAGAAGGTAAATCTTCCCCTGTTATTGATCTTCTGGTGAGACAACCGGGATCGCTTGAAACTAGTACCCAGGTCATGTTGAGCTTAGAGCAAATGTTGCAAAAACATATTACCCGTTTAGAGGCTACTGTTTCTCAGTTGCCAATTCATTTCAAATGGCTGAAGTCTTATATCCATACAGCTATCCATGACAAGTTTTATGAGAAACCTATCGTAGAGGAAGGATAA
- the mtrB gene encoding trp RNA-binding attenuation protein MtrB, producing the protein MAVSENDFFVIKAQEDGVNVIGLTRGTDTRFHHSEKLDRGEVMIAQFTEHTSAVKVRGKAVIQTRHGEMTTEAE; encoded by the coding sequence ATGGCAGTATCCGAAAATGACTTTTTTGTAATTAAAGCACAAGAAGACGGTGTGAACGTGATAGGTTTGACTAGAGGTACAGACACGCGTTTTCACCATTCTGAAAAGCTCGATCGTGGAGAAGTGATGATTGCCCAGTTCACTGAGCATACATCTGCAGTTAAAGTTCGTGGTAAAGCTGTCATTCAAACACGTCACGGAGAAATGACGACAGAAGCAGAGTAA
- a CDS encoding HU family DNA-binding protein produces the protein MNKTDLINAVSEKAELSKKDATQAVDSVFESIMGSLQDGEKVQLIGFGNFEVRERAARKGRNPQTGEEIEISASKVPAFKPGKALKDAVK, from the coding sequence ATGAACAAAACTGATCTAATTAATGCTGTATCAGAAAAAGCAGAGCTTTCTAAAAAAGATGCAACTCAGGCAGTTGACTCTGTATTCGAATCTATCATGGGATCACTACAAGATGGTGAGAAAGTACAGCTTATCGGATTCGGTAACTTCGAAGTACGTGAACGTGCGGCACGTAAAGGCCGTAACCCACAGACTGGTGAGGAGATCGAAATCTCTGCAAGTAAAGTTCCAGCTTTCAAACCAGGTAAAGCCCTAAAAGATGCTGTTAAATAA
- the spoIVA gene encoding stage IV sporulation protein A, whose protein sequence is MEKVDIFSDISKRTNGDIYLGVVGAVRTGKSTFIKKFMELVVIPNMKEESERERALDELPQSAAGKTIMTTEPKFVPNQAASISIDEHLDIRVRMVDCVGYAVDGAVGYEDEHGPRMVHTPWYEEAIPFHEAAEIGTHKVIQEHSTIGVVVTTDGTIGEIAREDYVASEEKIVSELREVGKPFIMVVNSAQPHNENTERLRQELAEKYDIPVLALSVESMREQDVQNVLREALFEFPVLEVNVNLPSWVMVLDSRHWLRNNLQNAIEETVQDIKRLRDVDEVIGNFDQYEHITGAHISGMDLGEGVAEIDLQAPEYLYDHVLKEIVGEEIRGKDHLLEIMQDFSHAKREYDQVADALQMVKQTGYGIAAPTLEDMQLDEPEIIRQGSRFGVRLRAVAPSIHMVKVDVQSEFSPIIGTEKQSEELVRYLMQDFEEDPLSIWNSDIFGRSLSSIVREGIQAKLSLMPENARYKLKDTLERIINEGSGGMIAIIL, encoded by the coding sequence TTGGAGAAAGTAGATATCTTTAGCGATATTTCCAAACGGACGAATGGAGATATTTATTTAGGGGTAGTGGGCGCAGTACGGACAGGAAAATCGACGTTTATTAAGAAATTCATGGAACTTGTCGTCATCCCGAATATGAAGGAGGAGTCGGAAAGAGAGCGTGCTCTTGACGAACTGCCACAGAGTGCGGCAGGGAAAACGATTATGACTACAGAGCCAAAATTTGTACCCAATCAAGCAGCCAGTATAAGTATTGACGAGCATTTAGACATTCGAGTAAGAATGGTAGACTGTGTTGGTTATGCTGTTGATGGGGCAGTTGGGTATGAGGATGAGCATGGCCCGAGAATGGTTCATACACCATGGTATGAAGAGGCGATTCCTTTTCATGAAGCCGCAGAGATCGGTACACATAAAGTTATTCAGGAACATTCAACGATCGGAGTTGTTGTGACAACAGATGGTACGATCGGCGAAATCGCCCGTGAAGATTACGTCGCATCTGAAGAAAAAATCGTCAGTGAACTTCGAGAAGTTGGAAAACCATTTATCATGGTCGTAAACTCAGCACAACCGCACAATGAAAACACGGAGAGGCTCAGACAAGAACTTGCTGAGAAATATGACATTCCTGTTCTCGCTTTATCTGTAGAAAGTATGCGCGAACAGGATGTGCAAAACGTGCTGCGTGAGGCATTGTTCGAGTTCCCAGTATTAGAAGTCAATGTTAATCTTCCTAGCTGGGTAATGGTTCTTGACTCTAGACACTGGCTGCGTAATAATTTGCAAAACGCAATTGAAGAAACGGTGCAGGACATTAAACGATTGCGGGATGTAGATGAAGTGATTGGAAATTTTGATCAATATGAACATATTACCGGGGCACACATTTCAGGGATGGATCTTGGTGAAGGGGTCGCCGAGATTGATCTGCAAGCGCCAGAATATCTATATGACCACGTGTTAAAGGAAATTGTGGGTGAAGAAATTAGAGGAAAAGATCATCTCCTTGAAATCATGCAAGACTTTTCCCATGCAAAAAGGGAGTATGATCAAGTCGCTGATGCCCTGCAAATGGTAAAACAAACCGGTTATGGCATTGCGGCCCCTACTTTAGAGGACATGCAACTTGATGAGCCAGAAATCATTAGACAAGGCTCAAGGTTTGGTGTGAGACTGAGAGCAGTAGCTCCATCGATTCATATGGTGAAAGTCGATGTTCAATCAGAGTTTTCCCCAATTATTGGGACAGAGAAGCAAAGTGAAGAGCTTGTACGCTATTTAATGCAGGATTTTGAAGAGGATCCACTTTCCATTTGGAATTCAGATATCTTTGGAAGATCGTTAAGCTCAATTGTGAGAGAAGGCATTCAAGCTAAACTATCTCTAATGCCAGAGAATGCTAGGTATAAATTAAAAGATACGCTGGAGAGAATCATCAATGAAGGCTCTGGCGGAATGATTGCAATTATCTTATAA
- a CDS encoding DUF2768 domain-containing protein, with protein MSLSMLKMYISFAGILSLFVAIGLIYLSRYKLKGLFSIVVGVFAYLFMIFGGIVIMYIVFSGPTS; from the coding sequence ATGTCTTTATCTATGTTAAAGATGTACATATCTTTTGCAGGCATCCTTTCGCTATTTGTTGCAATAGGATTAATTTACTTAAGTAGATATAAATTGAAAGGATTATTTTCTATTGTAGTAGGTGTTTTCGCTTATTTATTTATGATATTTGGCGGTATTGTGATTATGTACATTGTATTTAGCGGTCCGACGTCCTAA
- a CDS encoding stage VI sporulation protein F, with protein MSGFQKNIFDHLQKNANINPNDVYKVADSVQHADFTDEKTVRQLVKQLASIAGKPVSKQKEDKIVEAIVKQNMPLDMNTLGKFLKG; from the coding sequence ATGAGCGGTTTTCAGAAGAATATTTTTGATCATCTACAAAAGAATGCGAACATCAATCCAAATGATGTTTATAAAGTGGCTGATTCCGTACAACATGCTGATTTTACAGATGAAAAAACAGTTCGGCAATTAGTCAAGCAGTTAGCATCGATTGCAGGCAAACCTGTATCGAAGCAAAAAGAAGATAAAATCGTAGAGGCAATTGTTAAGCAAAACATGCCTCTTGATATGAATACGCTAGGTAAATTTTTAAAAGGATAG
- a CDS encoding NAD(P)H-dependent glycerol-3-phosphate dehydrogenase, protein MQKVAVLGAGSWGTALAIVLGDNGHNVHLWTHRASHAEEINRTHKNEKYLKDILIPNNVTAHSELSTVVANTEHIILVVPTKAIREVCQELIPHLQHKVTITHASKGIEPETYKRVSEIITEEIPEKLYTDIVVLSGPSHAEEVSLKHPTTVTVSAKDLSVASTVQDLFINEQFRVYTSPDLVGVELGGALKNIIALGAGISDGLGFGDNAKAALITRGLAEIARLGTSMGANPLTFSGLTGIGDLIVTCTSSHSRNWRAGHKLGQGAKLDEVLEDMGMVVEGVRTAKAAYQLSKTQEVDMPITAGIYQILFEEANPRDVVTQLMTRIRRHEMEDLTNILDDQMNN, encoded by the coding sequence ATGCAGAAAGTTGCTGTGTTAGGAGCAGGCAGCTGGGGAACAGCGCTTGCTATTGTCTTAGGAGATAATGGTCACAATGTTCACTTGTGGACACACCGTGCCTCTCATGCAGAAGAAATAAACCGCACACACAAAAACGAAAAATATTTAAAGGATATTCTGATTCCAAATAATGTAACTGCACATTCTGAATTATCGACGGTAGTGGCGAATACAGAACACATTATTCTTGTTGTGCCAACGAAAGCGATTCGTGAAGTGTGTCAAGAGCTTATACCTCATTTGCAGCACAAGGTAACAATTACCCATGCTTCAAAAGGGATTGAGCCTGAGACGTATAAGCGTGTATCTGAAATCATCACAGAGGAAATACCAGAAAAACTATATACAGATATTGTTGTTCTGTCCGGGCCAAGCCATGCAGAAGAAGTTAGTCTGAAACACCCGACAACAGTTACCGTATCAGCTAAGGACTTGAGTGTTGCTTCCACTGTACAAGATTTATTTATCAATGAACAGTTTAGAGTTTACACCTCACCAGATCTAGTAGGTGTGGAGCTTGGTGGGGCGTTAAAAAACATTATCGCTCTCGGTGCAGGGATTTCTGATGGGTTAGGATTTGGTGATAACGCAAAGGCTGCGCTCATCACCAGAGGACTTGCAGAAATCGCAAGGCTTGGAACATCGATGGGCGCGAACCCATTGACATTCTCAGGGCTTACGGGGATTGGTGATTTGATCGTAACATGTACGAGCTCTCACAGCCGAAACTGGCGTGCTGGGCATAAACTTGGACAAGGTGCCAAATTAGATGAGGTCCTTGAGGATATGGGGATGGTTGTGGAAGGTGTACGAACAGCAAAAGCAGCCTACCAGCTTTCAAAGACACAGGAAGTGGATATGCCAATTACGGCTGGCATTTATCAAATCCTATTTGAAGAAGCTAATCCAAGAGATGTTGTAACACAGCTGATGACAAGGATCCGTCGTCACGAAATGGAAGACTTAACGAACATTTTAGATGATCAAATGAATAACTAA
- the der gene encoding ribosome biogenesis GTPase Der encodes MRKSVIAIVGRPNVGKSTIFNRLVGDRISIVEDTPGVTRDRIYAEAEWLTTRFNVVDTGGIELGDEPLLVQMRAQAQVAIDEADVIIFMVNGRDGITGADEEVAKLLFKSNKPVVLAVNKVDNPEMRENIYEFYSLGFGEPYPISGTHGLGLGDLLDAAVNHFPELVQEEEDDETIRFSLIGRPNVGKSSLVNALLGQERVIVSEIAGTTRDATDTPFTKDDQDFVIIDTAGMRKRGKVYESTEKYSIMRALKAIERSDVVLSLIDADAGIQEQDKKIAGYAHEAGKAVVVVVNKWDTVETDEKTMKDFEDDIRSNFRFLDYAPIVFLSAKTKKRTHTLLPKVLEASENHAKRVQSSILNEVIMDALAMNPTPSIKGQKLKIFYATQVAVKPPSFVVFVNEPELMHFTYERFLENRIREAFGFEGTPIKIFARKRS; translated from the coding sequence ATGAGAAAATCAGTCATCGCAATTGTCGGACGACCTAATGTAGGAAAGTCAACCATATTTAATCGGTTAGTAGGGGATAGAATCTCGATTGTTGAGGACACTCCTGGCGTAACGCGCGATCGCATCTATGCAGAAGCTGAATGGCTTACAACCCGCTTTAATGTGGTTGATACAGGGGGCATTGAGCTGGGGGATGAACCTCTGCTAGTACAAATGCGCGCCCAAGCTCAAGTAGCGATTGATGAAGCAGATGTCATTATTTTTATGGTTAATGGCCGTGACGGGATTACAGGGGCAGATGAAGAAGTGGCTAAACTTTTATTTAAATCGAATAAACCAGTTGTGCTTGCGGTGAATAAGGTTGACAACCCTGAAATGAGGGAAAATATTTATGAATTCTATTCGTTAGGATTTGGTGAACCTTACCCGATTTCGGGTACACATGGCTTAGGGCTTGGTGATTTATTAGATGCTGCCGTTAACCATTTTCCTGAACTAGTCCAGGAAGAGGAAGATGATGAGACGATTCGCTTTAGTTTGATCGGGCGCCCTAATGTAGGTAAATCCTCCCTTGTTAATGCCCTGTTAGGTCAAGAACGAGTCATTGTTAGTGAAATTGCTGGAACGACTCGTGATGCCACTGACACGCCTTTTACAAAGGATGATCAGGACTTTGTTATTATTGATACGGCAGGAATGCGTAAACGCGGGAAAGTTTATGAGTCTACGGAGAAATACAGCATTATGCGAGCGTTAAAAGCGATTGAGAGATCTGATGTCGTACTATCGCTTATTGATGCGGATGCAGGTATTCAGGAGCAGGATAAGAAAATCGCTGGATACGCTCATGAGGCGGGCAAGGCGGTTGTTGTTGTTGTGAATAAATGGGACACCGTTGAAACGGATGAGAAAACGATGAAAGATTTTGAAGATGATATTCGTTCAAATTTCCGTTTTCTAGATTATGCTCCCATTGTTTTCTTGTCGGCTAAGACTAAGAAGCGGACACACACGTTGCTCCCTAAAGTACTTGAAGCAAGTGAGAACCATGCCAAACGAGTCCAATCAAGTATTTTAAATGAAGTCATTATGGATGCACTAGCTATGAATCCGACTCCTTCAATCAAAGGGCAAAAGCTTAAAATATTCTACGCTACCCAAGTGGCTGTTAAACCGCCTAGTTTTGTTGTATTTGTTAATGAACCAGAATTAATGCATTTCACTTATGAACGTTTTTTAGAAAATCGTATTCGTGAAGCGTTCGGCTTTGAAGGAACTCCTATTAAGATCTTTGCTAGGAAAAGAAGTTAA
- a CDS encoding YphA family membrane protein has protein sequence MAVTYYWYAWVMMILVCFFIEKSVYKRDIFIVYIIFQMVIFSYLINRHDLFTYIVLGLFSMFGLYFWLEQKRFWFHVLPFAFSLLSAGVQLFLIVNPVWSVFPAIEWAIVGIIFIVQKMGLSFFSQIGLWILVNTLGTVWSTVALTYYQTSEYMSLVEMNIWISKGIILLFLFQGIYRVNRSLLKMKRQQRNKRGVYA, from the coding sequence ATGGCAGTCACCTACTATTGGTATGCATGGGTTATGATGATTCTCGTGTGCTTTTTTATAGAAAAAAGTGTGTATAAAAGAGATATCTTCATTGTGTACATTATTTTTCAAATGGTTATTTTCTCTTATTTAATAAACAGACATGATTTATTTACCTACATAGTACTAGGTTTATTCTCCATGTTTGGGCTGTATTTTTGGTTAGAGCAGAAGCGATTTTGGTTTCATGTCTTACCATTTGCTTTTAGTTTATTAAGTGCTGGAGTACAGTTGTTTCTGATTGTAAATCCTGTGTGGTCTGTATTTCCAGCTATTGAGTGGGCGATCGTTGGCATCATTTTCATTGTGCAGAAAATGGGACTTTCATTCTTTAGTCAAATCGGTCTATGGATTTTAGTTAACACCCTGGGTACAGTGTGGTCTACGGTAGCACTTACGTATTACCAAACATCAGAATATATGAGTCTTGTTGAAATGAACATTTGGATAAGTAAAGGAATCATTCTACTGTTTCTCTTTCAAGGAATTTATCGTGTCAATCGATCCTTGCTAAAAATGAAACGGCAGCAACGCAACAAACGAGGTGTCTACGCATGA
- the rpsA gene encoding 30S ribosomal protein S1, translating into MDEMNHEVSGMKEFSAGDTVTGKVVKIEEKQVLVDVGYKVEGIVPISELSSLHVEKASDVVHEGDELTLQVKKVEDDEIVLSKRAVDADQAWQDLEAKFDSAEIFEAEVKDVVKGGLVVDIGLRGFIPASLVETYYVEDFEDYKGRSLSLKVVELDREQNRVILSHRAVVEAEESTQKQEVLQSLEEGQVIEGTVQRLTDFGAFVNLGGIDGLVHISQLSHEHVEKSSDVVEEGQTVNVKVLSVDRDNERISLSLKATQPGPWQDIANRVNQGEVLEGTVRRLVSFGAFVEVFPGVEGLVHISQISNRHIGTPGEVLEEGQTVSVKVLDVDEEAKRLSLSMKELERDQSREEMKQYQKEEDSSGFSLSDMIGDQLDKYKK; encoded by the coding sequence ATGGATGAAATGAACCATGAAGTATCAGGTATGAAAGAATTTTCTGCAGGGGATACCGTGACTGGTAAAGTCGTGAAGATTGAAGAAAAACAAGTCCTTGTAGATGTGGGATATAAAGTGGAAGGGATCGTACCCATTAGTGAATTATCCAGTCTGCACGTAGAAAAAGCTTCCGATGTCGTACACGAAGGAGACGAATTAACTCTGCAGGTTAAGAAAGTAGAAGATGATGAAATCGTACTATCGAAACGAGCAGTAGACGCAGACCAAGCGTGGCAGGATCTTGAAGCTAAGTTTGATAGCGCGGAAATTTTCGAGGCAGAGGTAAAAGACGTCGTTAAAGGTGGACTAGTCGTTGATATTGGTCTCCGTGGCTTCATCCCTGCTTCCTTAGTAGAAACGTATTACGTAGAAGATTTTGAAGATTATAAAGGAAGAAGTCTCAGCTTGAAAGTCGTTGAACTTGACCGTGAACAAAACCGAGTGATCCTTTCACACCGGGCTGTTGTGGAAGCGGAAGAGTCCACTCAGAAACAAGAAGTGCTCCAGTCCCTTGAGGAAGGACAAGTTATCGAGGGCACGGTTCAAAGATTGACTGATTTTGGTGCTTTTGTGAATTTAGGAGGTATTGATGGTCTTGTCCATATCTCACAACTTTCTCACGAACACGTAGAGAAATCTTCTGATGTCGTAGAGGAAGGACAAACTGTTAATGTGAAAGTTCTTTCAGTCGACCGCGATAATGAAAGAATTTCACTATCTCTTAAAGCAACACAGCCTGGTCCTTGGCAGGATATTGCTAATCGTGTCAATCAAGGTGAGGTTCTTGAAGGCACAGTGAGAAGGCTTGTAAGTTTTGGTGCTTTTGTTGAGGTGTTTCCAGGGGTAGAAGGACTTGTTCATATTTCTCAGATTTCTAATCGTCACATTGGCACACCAGGCGAGGTCCTTGAAGAAGGACAAACGGTCAGCGTGAAGGTTCTGGATGTCGATGAAGAAGCAAAACGTCTTTCATTAAGCATGAAGGAGCTTGAACGTGACCAAAGTCGTGAAGAGATGAAGCAGTATCAAAAAGAAGAGGATAGTTCTGGTTTTTCTCTTAGCGATATGATTGGGGATCAACTAGATAAATACAAAAAATAG